The Halosimplex litoreum genome has a window encoding:
- a CDS encoding DUF7521 family protein translates to MNETELAIAVVKSVILLLGGAITIVAYRAYRRAGDPSLRALGAGFGVITLGALVSGAANQFFAVPFETGILVNSIFLAVGLAIIMYSLYMQR, encoded by the coding sequence ATGAACGAGACCGAACTCGCCATCGCCGTCGTCAAGTCGGTGATCTTGCTGTTGGGCGGCGCCATCACGATCGTCGCCTATCGCGCCTACCGGCGGGCGGGCGACCCGTCACTGCGGGCGCTCGGCGCCGGGTTCGGCGTGATCACGCTCGGAGCGCTCGTCTCCGGAGCCGCGAACCAGTTTTTCGCCGTCCCGTTCGAGACCGGGATCCTCGTCAACAGCATCTTCCTGGCGGTCGGGCTGGCGATCATCATGTACTCGCTGTACATGCAGCGGTGA
- a CDS encoding winged helix-turn-helix domain-containing protein, translating into MAEESAPAPDETPLTAVLEALNDPDCRAILRETAEPMTATELIDACDIPKSTLYRKLDRLGSAALLRERDTINPEGGRTTTYERDFETVLIAIEDDDTFSVAVNRPSRGADERLADIWSAMGDEL; encoded by the coding sequence ATGGCGGAGGAGTCAGCGCCGGCGCCGGACGAGACCCCGCTGACGGCCGTACTCGAAGCACTGAACGACCCCGACTGCCGGGCGATCCTCCGGGAGACCGCCGAACCCATGACCGCGACCGAACTCATCGACGCCTGTGACATCCCGAAATCGACACTGTACCGCAAGCTCGACCGTCTCGGTTCGGCAGCCCTCCTCCGGGAGCGCGACACTATCAATCCGGAAGGCGGCCGCACGACGACCTACGAACGCGATTTCGAGACCGTGCTGATCGCGATCGAGGACGACGACACCTTCTCCGTCGCCGTCAACCGGCCGTCCCGGGGCGCAGACGAACGGCTCGCGGACATCTGGTCCGCGATGGGGGACGAACTATGA
- a CDS encoding transcription initiation factor IIB, protein MTRTRFESDPERTRRSEARDESTAEASCPECDGQVTHDEASGETTCDACGLVVETDEIDRGPEWRDFGGDDREKKSRVGAPMTELMHDKGLSTNIGWQNKDAYGSPLSQRQRTRMERLRTWNERFRTKDAQERNLKQAFGEIDRMASALNLAESVSETAGVLYRRAVEDELLPGRSIEGMATAALYASVRQHGAPRRVTEFADVSRVSQRRIERAYRYLKAELGLAIEPEDPAQYVPQFASALDLSDEAERRATELLAVAKRANRHSGKSPSGLAAAAVYAAATLTNESLTQAAVSDVADVSRVTIRDRYQELLDVYADHDG, encoded by the coding sequence ATGACACGGACGAGATTCGAGTCCGACCCCGAACGAACGCGCCGCTCTGAGGCGCGCGACGAGTCGACCGCCGAAGCGTCGTGTCCGGAGTGCGACGGGCAGGTCACACACGACGAGGCCAGCGGCGAGACGACCTGTGACGCGTGTGGACTCGTCGTCGAGACCGACGAGATCGACCGCGGTCCCGAGTGGCGCGACTTCGGCGGCGACGACCGAGAGAAAAAGAGCCGGGTCGGCGCCCCGATGACCGAGCTCATGCACGACAAGGGGCTCAGCACGAACATCGGCTGGCAAAACAAGGACGCTTACGGGTCGCCCCTCTCGCAGCGACAACGGACGCGGATGGAGCGGTTGCGCACCTGGAACGAGCGGTTCCGGACGAAAGACGCCCAGGAGCGCAACCTCAAACAGGCGTTCGGCGAGATCGACCGCATGGCTTCGGCGCTCAACCTCGCCGAGTCGGTCAGCGAAACCGCCGGCGTCCTCTATCGGCGAGCCGTCGAAGACGAACTGCTCCCCGGGCGCTCGATCGAAGGGATGGCGACGGCGGCGCTGTACGCGTCCGTCCGCCAGCACGGCGCGCCCCGGCGGGTGACCGAGTTCGCCGACGTGAGCCGCGTCTCCCAGCGGCGTATCGAGCGAGCGTACCGCTATCTCAAGGCCGAACTCGGACTCGCTATCGAGCCGGAGGACCCGGCCCAGTACGTCCCGCAGTTCGCGTCCGCCCTCGACCTCAGCGACGAGGCCGAACGGCGAGCCACCGAACTGCTCGCGGTCGCGAAACGAGCCAACCGACACAGCGGCAAGAGCCCGTCCGGGCTGGCGGCCGCCGCCGTCTACGCCGCGGCGACACTGACGAACGAATCGCTCACGCAGGCGGCCGTGAGCGACGTCGCGGACGTGAGCAGGGTGACGATCCGCGACCGCTACCAGGAGTTGCTCGACGTGTACGCCGACCACGACGGGTGA
- a CDS encoding LLM class flavin-dependent oxidoreductase, which yields MDLAVVDLSPVPDSGTATEAYANTVEAAQQAERLGYTRFWVAEHHGRAETLAGTTPEVLLGHLAAETDAIRLGSGAVLLNHYSPLKVAEQFGALDALAPGRIDAGLGRANGSPAVDRALGTERHVEDPDGDHAEKVESVVSHLYDEFPDDHPSGDIEIPASAEGPAVPWVLGSSPSSAEIAAELGLPYCFAAFIRPQFAVHAFETYREAFEPSELAGGVDEPRGMVAVNALCAETDGEAARLRAVTEAVFRRMARGEVGTPPTVEEAIDELGGVPEPTPERLDADEWPRAISGSPETLSGLLDQLADRVEVDEVMIQQSAPTHEDALRSHELLAEGVGLSGR from the coding sequence ATGGATCTCGCCGTCGTCGATCTCTCTCCCGTCCCCGACTCGGGCACGGCGACCGAGGCGTACGCGAACACCGTCGAGGCCGCACAGCAGGCCGAACGTCTGGGCTACACACGGTTCTGGGTGGCCGAACACCACGGTCGCGCCGAGACGCTCGCGGGCACGACGCCCGAGGTGCTCCTGGGCCACCTGGCGGCCGAGACCGACGCGATCCGACTGGGTTCGGGTGCGGTCCTGCTCAACCACTACAGCCCGCTCAAGGTCGCCGAGCAGTTCGGCGCGCTGGACGCGCTCGCACCGGGGCGGATCGACGCCGGCCTGGGCCGCGCGAACGGGTCGCCCGCGGTCGACCGGGCGCTGGGGACCGAGCGCCACGTCGAAGACCCCGACGGCGACCACGCAGAGAAAGTCGAGTCGGTGGTCTCGCACCTCTACGACGAGTTCCCGGACGACCACCCCTCCGGCGATATCGAGATCCCGGCCTCGGCCGAGGGGCCGGCGGTCCCGTGGGTGCTGGGGTCGAGCCCGTCGAGCGCGGAGATCGCGGCCGAACTCGGGCTGCCCTACTGCTTCGCGGCGTTCATCCGTCCGCAGTTCGCCGTCCACGCCTTCGAGACCTACCGCGAGGCGTTCGAACCGTCGGAACTGGCCGGCGGGGTCGACGAACCGCGGGGGATGGTCGCCGTCAACGCGCTCTGCGCCGAGACCGACGGGGAAGCCGCTCGGCTCCGGGCGGTCACCGAGGCGGTCTTCCGGCGAATGGCCCGCGGCGAGGTCGGGACCCCACCGACCGTCGAGGAGGCGATCGACGAACTCGGTGGGGTGCCGGAGCCGACACCGGAGCGGCTCGACGCCGACGAGTGGCCGCGGGCGATCTCGGGAAGTCCCGAGACGCTGTCTGGGCTGCTCGACCAGCTGGCCGACCGCGTGGAGGTCGACGAAGTGATGATCCAGCAGTCCGCGCCGACCCACGAGGACGCGCTGCGATCCCACGAGCTGCTGGCCGAGGGTGTCGGACTCTCGGGCCGGTGA
- a CDS encoding VOC family protein, whose translation MTAASETDEPTVPATARLGRTALTVADLDETVAFYRDVVGLAVQARSERAATLGAGGSPVLELLADADAPPRDRTQAGLFHTAVRVPDRAALGAALERIRDRGTLDGASDHYVSEALYCTDPEGNGVEIYTDRPREAWPRADDGTVEIGTAPLDLNALAAESDGAAEASPETDPGHVHLEVTSLDRTRAFYADRLGLGVQTETRGASFLAAGGYHHHVGVNVWNGRTDPAGGRGLAWFEFLLPDAEAVATARRRLSEADAPVTDREPGFEVRDPDGIAVRFRARTPREP comes from the coding sequence ATGACCGCTGCCAGTGAGACGGACGAACCCACCGTCCCCGCGACGGCCCGGCTGGGTCGGACGGCGCTGACCGTCGCCGACCTCGACGAGACGGTCGCGTTCTACCGCGACGTCGTCGGGCTCGCCGTCCAGGCCCGGAGCGAACGAGCGGCGACGCTCGGTGCCGGGGGGTCACCGGTGCTCGAACTGCTGGCCGACGCGGACGCGCCGCCCAGGGACCGGACACAGGCGGGGTTGTTCCACACCGCCGTTCGGGTCCCCGACCGGGCGGCGCTGGGCGCCGCGCTCGAACGGATCCGCGACCGCGGGACGCTCGACGGGGCTTCCGACCACTACGTCAGCGAGGCGCTGTACTGCACCGACCCCGAGGGCAACGGGGTAGAGATCTACACGGACCGACCGCGCGAGGCGTGGCCTCGGGCCGACGACGGGACGGTCGAGATCGGCACGGCTCCGCTGGACCTGAACGCCCTCGCCGCAGAGTCGGACGGCGCCGCCGAGGCGTCCCCCGAGACGGATCCGGGTCACGTCCACCTCGAAGTCACCTCCCTCGACCGGACGCGGGCGTTCTACGCCGATCGCCTGGGGCTGGGCGTCCAGACGGAGACGCGGGGCGCCTCCTTTCTCGCGGCCGGCGGCTACCACCACCACGTCGGGGTCAACGTCTGGAACGGCCGGACCGACCCGGCCGGTGGCCGCGGTCTGGCGTGGTTCGAGTTCCTGCTGCCCGACGCCGAGGCGGTCGCAACCGCGCGCCGCCGACTCTCGGAGGCCGACGCTCCGGTGACCGACCGCGAACCGGGCTTCGAGGTGCGTGACCCGGACGGGATCGCCGTCCGGTTTCGAGCCCGGACGCCGCGGGAGCCATAG
- a CDS encoding zinc ribbon domain-containing protein, whose product MDRSVSQKRPWLAAVLGVLATGLGHVYLRRVRRAVGWLVALLGVSFLFVDGAALRALVSGDPVDPLAVAPVVFVGALSVIDAYLVARAHNAVARITATPDGQVTHCPNCGRELDPSIDFCQWCTTDLSGVEVGSADVADESDH is encoded by the coding sequence ATGGACAGATCGGTTTCACAGAAGCGGCCGTGGCTCGCCGCGGTGCTCGGGGTACTCGCGACGGGGCTCGGGCACGTCTACCTCCGACGAGTACGTCGGGCGGTCGGGTGGCTGGTCGCGTTGCTGGGCGTGAGTTTCCTGTTCGTCGACGGAGCGGCGCTGAGGGCGCTGGTCAGCGGCGACCCGGTCGACCCGCTCGCGGTCGCGCCCGTGGTCTTCGTCGGCGCCCTGAGCGTGATCGACGCCTATCTCGTCGCCCGAGCGCACAACGCCGTCGCCCGGATCACCGCCACGCCGGACGGGCAGGTCACGCACTGTCCGAACTGCGGTCGGGAACTCGACCCGAGCATCGACTTCTGTCAGTGGTGTACGACCGACCTCTCGGGCGTGGAGGTCGGATCGGCCGACGTGGCGGACGAGTCGGACCACTGA
- a CDS encoding TetR/AcrR family transcriptional regulator — translation MADPTEGSFSEPEADIMRATYRALREHGYADLTIKRIAAEYGKSTAAIHYHYDTKDELLVAFLDYLLERFVDTIRNVETTDPHQRLDLLLDELIFAAEEHRDLSVAMLEMRSQAPYKPDFRERFRGNDEYIRYMIKAVINHGIDEGEFDDVDADHVTRGLMTIVDGARTRAVVLDEPGALETARLTAEEYVDATLT, via the coding sequence ATGGCCGATCCAACGGAGGGGAGCTTCTCGGAGCCGGAAGCGGATATCATGCGGGCGACCTATCGGGCGCTCCGGGAGCACGGGTACGCCGACCTCACGATCAAGCGGATCGCCGCGGAGTACGGGAAGTCGACCGCCGCGATCCACTACCACTACGACACGAAAGACGAGCTGCTCGTCGCGTTCCTCGACTACCTGCTCGAACGGTTCGTCGACACGATACGGAACGTGGAGACGACCGACCCCCACCAGCGCCTCGATCTGCTCCTCGACGAGCTGATCTTCGCCGCCGAGGAGCACCGCGACCTGTCGGTCGCGATGCTCGAGATGCGCTCGCAGGCGCCGTACAAGCCCGACTTCCGCGAGCGCTTCCGCGGGAACGACGAGTACATCCGCTACATGATCAAGGCGGTCATAAACCACGGGATCGACGAGGGCGAGTTCGACGACGTCGACGCCGACCACGTGACGCGGGGCCTGATGACGATCGTCGACGGTGCCCGGACGCGGGCCGTCGTCCTCGACGAGCCCGGGGCGCTCGAAACCGCCCGACTGACCGCCGAGGAGTACGTCGACGCCACACTGACCTGA